The uncultured Carboxylicivirga sp. genomic interval CTATTAGCTCTTAGGATCTAGGTTTTAGGGATTAGGGTTTAGGCTTAAGAAGTCCGATATCGCCGAAGGCCGTATTGCGTTAGTGGCATTTAAGATAACTCCGGAGGAGTTAAATATTAATAGCCCGGTGCGTAGCCCGGGGATTGTGTACCAAAAGAATACCAACCCCGGAGAGGGTTGAATAATAATAATAGGAATTAGGATCTAGGGTTTAGGTGTGAAGCTAGAAGCTGGATCTTGTTAAAGTCTGTATTGATCAGTAAGAAGCTATGTTCATCTTCGGTTCTCATATCTCCCCATCAATGCCCCCTCTTAACGATGTGGGCAACAATTTCACGTGCTGATTCATGACGAGTTAACAGCATGGGTAACGATACACCCACCGATATGGATAACAATACAAAAATGGCTTTTAAACCATTACTGGTAACATTGTGAAGCACCTCAAGGTATTGATCAGTTTGTAGTTCTTCGGTTAGTTGTATTAACCCAAGTATGGTGCGATATGCAAAGGCTCCGGGTATCATTGATATGATTGACGGAATAGCAAAAACATACATGGGCGATAATTTATTTTGAGCCGCTGCAATACTTAAGAAACCAACTGTTATAGCTGCCACAAAAGTGGCCGATATAACTTGTAACCCCAGTTGCATCGATAGGTATTTGGTAAGACCACAAATGGCCCCCATACCCAGTATTACTATTAAAGTACGTTTTGGAACATTAAATAAAATGGCAAAACCAATGGAGGCTAATGCCGGGTATAGCATATGTTCGAAAATAGATAGTGCTGTCATGGTTTTAGATTTTATAAATTAATAAAGCTAAAGCCAATCCTAATGCAATGGCCAATACAGTAACAAAACCACTTACCCCTCTTACAATACCATTCATGATGTTACCA includes:
- a CDS encoding threonine/serine exporter family protein, coding for MTALSIFEHMLYPALASIGFAILFNVPKRTLIVILGMGAICGLTKYLSMQLGLQVISATFVAAITVGFLSIAAAQNKLSPMYVFAIPSIISMIPGAFAYRTILGLIQLTEELQTDQYLEVLHNVTSNGLKAIFVLLSISVGVSLPMLLTRHESAREIVAHIVKRGH